Proteins from a genomic interval of Spea bombifrons isolate aSpeBom1 chromosome 4, aSpeBom1.2.pri, whole genome shotgun sequence:
- the LOC128491048 gene encoding carboxypeptidase A2-like gives MRLLLLLSALVAGTIAVKTFVGHQVLRIKASNDDQIKELQALEGLTHLELDFWTEPANIDNPVDVRVPFHSLQSVKSYLEFNNIEYSIMINDLQTVIDSEKQEMETDNIKERNSATFNYATYHTLDNLFKGLDAIVLDFKSLVTKQQIGTSTEGRPLYVLKFSTGASRPAIWIDAGIHSREWITQATALWVGYKLATDYGKDASITSLLNKFDVYLLVVTNPDGYVYSHTADRMWRKTRAPNSGSRCIGVDPNRNWNAGFGGPGASSDPCSDSYRGPSAESAVEVKNIANFIRSHGKIKGFVSIHSYSQLLLFPYGYKCTNPAHYTELNTVGRSAAAALSSLYGTQYKVGTICSTIYQASGGSIDWTYDIGIKYSFAFELRDTGRYGFLLPATQILPTAQETYLGLKKIMEHVRDNPY, from the exons ACACCAAGTCCTGAGGATCAAAGCAAGCAACGATGATCAAATAAAGGAACTCCAGGCTCTGGAAGGGCTGACACACCTCGAG CTTGATTTCTGGACTGAACCAGCCAACATTGACAACCCAGTTGATGTTCGTGTCCCGTTCCATAGTCTCCAGTCTGTGAAGTCTTACCTGGAGTTCAACAACATTGAGTATTCTATCATGATCAATGATCTGCAG ACAGTGATCGACTCAGAGAAGCAGGAGATGGAAACTGATAATATCAAGGAACGTAACTCTGCCACCTTCAACTATGCTACTTATCATACCTTGGACAAT CTGTTCAAAGGTCTTGATGCTATTGTGCTGGATTTCAAATCACTGGTCACCAAGCAACAGATTGGGACTTCTACTGAGGGACGTCCTCTCTATGTCCTCAAG TTCAGCACTGGTGCCAGTCGTCCTGCCATTTGGATAGATGCTGGCATTCATTCTCGTGAGTGGATTACTCAGGCTACTGCCTTGTGGGTTGGATACAAG CTTGCAACAGACTATGGAAAGGATGCATCCATCACATCTCTGCTCAACAAATTTGACGTGTATCTTCTAGTTGTTACCAACCCTGATGGATATGTCTATTCTCATACTGCA gaTCGTATGTGGCGTAAAACCCGAGCCCCTAACAGTGGAAGTCGTTGTATTGGTGTTGATCCTAATAGGAACTGGAATGCAGGCTTTGGGG GACCAGGTGCCAGCTCAGATCCCTGCTCTGATTCTTACCGTGGGCCCAGTGCAGAATCTGCAGTGGAAGTGAAAAATATTGCCAACTTCATCAGGTCACATGGAAAAATCAAGGGCTTTGTGTCAATCCACAGTTACTCTCAACTTCTGCTCTTCCCATATGGCTATAAGTGCACCAACCCTGCACACTACACAGAACTG AACACCGTGGGTAGATCTGCTGCTGCCGCCTTGAGCTCTCTCTATGGAACACAGTACAAAGTTGGAACTATCTGCTCCACAATCT ACCAAGCCAGTGGTGGGAGCATTGATTGGACCTATGACATTGGAATTAAATATTCCTTTGCCTTTGAGCTGAGAGACACAGGACGCTATGGATTTCTCCTACCAGCCACTCAGATCCTTCCTACAGCACAGGAGACCTATCTGGGTCTGAAGAAGATCATGGAGCATGTACGAGACAACCCTTACTAG
- the LOC128490261 gene encoding carboxypeptidase A1-like, which translates to MRILLVLSILLVPAWNQNLYVGDQVLRVYARDNVQLELLRQLVATEHLQIDIWRSPTKLGLSMDVSVPFTSLQGAKVFLESNNIPYSIMIEDVQALLDQEQQDMKASRLQERRTNSFSYSTYHTLDEIYSWIDNLVSEYPKLVSKINIGHSSEGRPLYVLKFSTGDNKPAIWIDNGIHAREWITPATGIWTAKKIASSYGKDSLVTDIIEQLDIFLLIVTNPDGYSYTHSTNRMWRKTRSINVGSQCVGVDPNRNWNAGFGGPGSSSNPCAETYHGAYPHSEPEIKSVADFILDHGNVKALLTIHSYSQMLLFPYGYTNSLAPDHEELNELAKKAATALSSLYETRYTYGTTIATIYQADGTTTDWGYDNGIKYSYTFELRDTGKYGFILPASQIIPTAEETWLALVEIMKHVKDHPY; encoded by the exons ATGAGGATCCTATTAGTTCTAAGCATTCTGCTGGTTCCAGCCTGGAACCAAAATCTCTATGTTGG AGATCAGGTTCTGCGTGTATATGCCAGAGACAACGTACAGCTGGAGCTTCTAAGGCAACTGGTAGCCACCGAACATCTGCAG ATTGACATTTGGCGCAGCCCCACTAAACTTGGTCTTTCTATGGACGTGAGTGTTCCTTTCACCAGTCTGCAGGGTGCAAAAGTGTTTTTGGAATCCAACAATATTCCCTATTCCATTATGATAGAAGATGTGCAG GCATTACTTGACCAGGAGCAGCAGGATATGAAAGCATCCAGGCTACAGGAAAGAAGAACTAACAGTTTCAGCTATTCTACCTATCACACACTGGATGAG ATTTACAGCTGGATTGATAACCTGGTTTCTGAATACCCAAAGCTTGTCAGCAAGATTAATATTGGTCACAGTTCTGAAGGTCGGCCCTTGTATGTCCTAAAG TTCAGCACTGGAGACAATAAACCAGCGATCTGGATTGACAATGGTATTCATGCTCGAGAGTGGATTACACCAGCCACCGGTATCTGGACTGCTAAAAAG aTCGCAAGCAGCTATGGGAAAGACTCACTAGTAACAGATATTATTGAACAACTTGACATCTTTCTACTCATTGTCACAAATCCAGATGGTTATTCATATACTCACTCTACG AATCGCATGTGGCGGAAGACCAGGTCCATTAACGTGGGCTCTCAGTGTGTTGGTGTGGATCCAAACAGGAACTGGAATGCTGGATTTGGAG GTCCTGGTTCCTCCAGTAATCCATGCGCTGAAACATATCATGGAGCCTATCCTCACTCCGAGCCAGAAATTAAATCAGTAGCTGACTTTATTTTGGACCATGGGAATGTTAAGGCCCTACTCACCATCCACAGTTACTCTCAGATGCTTTTATTTCCATATGGATATACTAATTCACTTGCCCCTGACCATGAGGAGTTG AATGAGTTGGCCAAAAAAGCAGCAACAGCTTTATCTTCATTGTATGAGACCAGATATACCTATGGAACAACTATAGCTACTATAT ATCAAGCAGATGGTACAACCACGGACTGGGGCTACGATAACGGGATTAAGTACTCCTACACTTTTGAGTTAAGAGACACTGGGAAATATGGGTTTATTCTACCTGCCAGTCAGATCATCCCAACTGCTGAAGAGACATGGTTGGCTCTCGTggaaataatgaaacatgttaAAGACCATCCATACTAA